One Stigmatopora argus isolate UIUO_Sarg chromosome 20, RoL_Sarg_1.0, whole genome shotgun sequence genomic region harbors:
- the gigyf1a gene encoding GRB10-interacting GYF protein 1 isoform X2, with the protein MTAETLNFGPEWLRALSSGGSVTSPPPSPAMPKYKLADYRYGREEMLALYIKDNKVPEDMQDKEFAAVLQEEPMQPLALVPLTEEEQRNFSMSVNSVAVQRLLGRPAGGASPAGVVRGRGATRGGRGRGRAESSTFYQRCIEDAEVSFGRSSREIHRSQSWDDRGERRFEKPLRREGGRPGFEESAGPGAPGRKEYTRADSDNWRTLREEQEGEEPEPGSNWRVAGPRRDGTTNANVGAGAGFVLLADSWVSRADGGPRSAGWRDHGGPGEGRRRKFDFDFGGSEATGAGRRRAGSEGPEDDRDGLPEWCMDEEDGGMGTFDSSGAFMPMKKGGKDTILEEDLEFKGIEEEEEESPPDADRPGGDGDKDRKEAASPSMDAEAKPAPPTSSPPTHCAPPSLEPLPSYRGPPADNVQLSNSHPLKDSSAPSEDLSLVVGSKTQASPNTASSSSSSSALPPPPPSSAAPLLPTSGVGDIEDDEGMKHLQQEAEKMVASLQDTSLEEECFTQALQQESRNTAAALPLSHEAAMKWFYKDPQGEIQGPFTTVEMCEWFQAGYFTMTLLVKRGCDEGFQPLGEVIKMWGRVPFAPGPSPPPLLVRQPPPTQRPQPTRGPAGTGSQSSANIDDGKGWMQKGGKMDRQATGNLDQERLKKQQELAAAALYQQLQQQQLFQLINRCSEQGMMPSMNRSMSVPDTGSMWDMHTSASQPSGGEASLWDITMNPSTQGPTLEQLQKLQQERREAELRAKREEEEQRKRREEKRRQQEEQKRREDEDLFRRKQCRQQQELIMKLLQQGPGAGSSSWSGASSSGLSKTGKPQTLTLLEMQQETERLLKQQQHQQQRVQQQQQQQRERHSGMSMGSSSMGSQWVDSVGLWGGPGGMEGKSGSMGMWEEAVKNQASLRGNGNNNLGLKNSRSSPSLSEQYMMRRKRTDDEDKLLKLLQGMKPQDGFTTWCEQMLHALNTSACNSSSPDVATIVAYLKEVESPYAVLDFIRSYLGDTVEAKEFAKQFLERRAKQKANQQRQQQQLSKEVAGLNMNFPLQDSMRGMNASTLQSMFQANHMGKVGLYENQGGKMKKKQPVMLHTDPSILGYSFHSTAECLSLNEMEMVEDY; encoded by the exons ATGACTGCTGAGACTCTCAACTTCGGCCCAGAATG GCTCCGTGCACTGTCCAGTGGGGGGAGTGTGACGTCCCCTCCTCCATCCCCCGCCATGCCAAAGTACAAGCTGGCCGATTACCGCTACGGCCGAGAGGAGATGTTAGCACTTTATATCAAAGACAACAAG GTCCCGGAGGACATGCAGGATAAGGAATTCGCTGCTGTTCTGCAGGAAGAGCCCATGCAGCCGCTGGCATTGGTGCCTCTCACTGAGGAGGAGCAG AGGAACTTCTCCATGTCGGTGAACAGCGTGGCCGTACAGCGGCTCTTGGGGAGGCCGGCAGGCGGAGCTTCCCCGGCCGGCGTGGTCCGAGGACGAGGCGCCACCCGAGGCGGCAGAG GCCGGGGCCGTGCAGAAAGTAGCACCTTTTACCAAAGATGTATTGAAGATGCTGAGGTTAGCTTTGGGCGGAGCTCCAGAGAGATACATCGTAGCCAGAGCTGGGATGACCG AGGCGAGCGTCGCTTTGAGAAACCCCTCCGCCGGGAGGGAGGACGCCCTGGTTTCGAGGAGTCGGCGGGTCCCGGGGCACCCGGGAGGAAGGAGTACACAAGGGCTGACAGCGATAACTGGCGCACCCTCCGGGAGGAGCAAGAGGGGGAGGAGCCTGAGCCGGGAAGCAACTGGAGAGTCGCCGGACCCCGCAGAGACGGTACGACGAATGCAAACGTTGGCGCCGGGGCGGGATTTGTGCTTCTGGCTGACTCGTGGGTTTCTCGTGCAGATGGCGGTCCCCGCTCAGCGGGCTGGCGGGATCACGGCGGTCCGGGCGAAGGGCGCCGGCGCAAGTTCGATTTTGACTTCGGGGGCTCCGAAGCCACCGGCGCCGGCCGTCGGCGCGCCGGCAGCGAAGGGCCCGAGGACGATCGGGACGGCCTGCCCGAGTGGTGTATGGATGAGGAGGACGGCGGGATGGGGACCTTTGACTCCTCCGGCGCGTTCATGCCCATGAAG AAGGGTGGCAAGGATACAATCTTGGAGGAAGACTTGGAGTTCAAGGGCatcgaggaagaagaggaggagagtCCTCCCGACGCCGACAGGCCCGGCGGCGATGGCGACAAAGACCGCAAAGAAGCCGCTTCGCCTTCCATGGACGCAGAGGCAAAGCCGGCGCCGCCCACTTCGTCCCCACCTACCCATTGTGCCCCTCCATCTCTGGAGCCCCTGCCCAGCTACCGCGGCCCACCCGCCGACAACGTTCAGCTGAGCAACAGCCACCCTTTAAAAGACAGTAGCGCACCGAGCGAAG ATTTGTCTCTGGTCGTTGGATCCAAGACGCAGGCCAGCCCAAACActgcctcctcttcctcctcctcctcggcgCTGCCTCCGCCACCGCCATCTTCCGCTGCTCCGCTCCTCCCTACGTCCGGGGTGGGAGACATTGAGGATGACGAGGGAATGAAACACCTGCAACAG GAGGCCGAGAAGATGGTGGCATCGCTGCAGGACACCTCCTTGGAAGAAGAGTGTTTCACGCAGGCTCTGCAGCAGGAGAGCCGCAACACGGCGGCCGCCCTGCCTCTGTCGCACGAGGCCGCCATGAAGTGGTTTTACAAAGACCCGCAGGGAGAGATTCAGG GTCCCTTCACCACGGTGGAGATGTGCGAGTGGTTCCAAGCGGGCTACTTCACCATGACCCTCCTGGTCAAGCGGGGCTGCGACGAGGGCTTCCAACCACTGGGCGAAGTCATCAAGATGTGGGGCCGAGTCCCCTTCGCCCCAGGTCCCTCCCCGCCTCCCCTGCTGGTGAGGCAGCCCCCACCAACGCAGCGCCCGCAGCCCACCCGGGGCCCCGCAGGAACCGGGAGTCAGAGCTCGGCCAACATCGACGATGGGAAAGGATGGATGCAGAAGGGAGGGAAGATGGATAGACAGGCCACG GGAAACCTGGATCAGGAGCGTCTGAAGAAACAGCAGGAACTGGCCGCGGCGGCTCTCTATCAGCAACTCCAACAGCAGCAGTTATTCCAGCTCATTAACAG gtgcagTGAGCAGGGTATGATGCCTTCGATGAACAGGTCGATGTCAGTGCCAGATACAGGGTCCATGTGGGACATGCATACCTCAGCTTCACAGCCATCAG GTGGTGAAGCCAGTCTTTGGGACATAACAATGAATCCTTCTACTCAGGGTCCAACTCTGGAACAGCTTCAAAAG CTCCAGCAGGAGAGGCGAGAAGCCGAACTCAGGGCGAagcgggaggaggaggagcaacgCAAAAGGAGGGAGGAGAAGAGGAGACAACAAGAGGAACAAAAGAGAAGGGAGGACGAGGATCTTTTTAGACGCAAGCAG TGCCGCCAGCAGCAGGAGTTGATCATGAAGCTCCTGCAGCAGGGGCCGGGGGCCGGCAGCTCCAGCTGGAGTGGGGCGTCTTCCTCTGGGCTCTCCAAAACGGGGAAGCCCCAAACGCTGACTCTGCTGGAGATGCAGCAGGAGACGGAGAGGCTCTtgaagcagcagcagcatcaaCAGCAGAGggttcagcagcagcagcagcagcagaggGAGCGG CACTCGGGCATGTCCATGGGGAGTTCCTCCATGGGGAGCCAGTGGGTGGACAGCGTGGGGCTGTGGGGAGGCCCCGGAGGCATGGAGGGGAAGAGCGGCAGCATGGGCATGTGGGAGGAGGCCGTCAAGAACCAGGCCAGCCTGCGCGGCAATGGCAACAATAACCTGGGCTTGAAGAACAGCCGCAGCAGCCCTTCGCTCAG CGAGCAGTACATGATGCGGCGCAAGCGCACCGACGATGAGGACAAGCTGCTGAAGCTCTTGCAGGGCATGAAACCTCAGGACGGTTTCACCACCTGGTGTGAGCAGATGCTGCACGCCCTCAACACCTCCGCTTGCAACTCCTCTTCTCCGGATG TCGCCACGATCGTGGCGTACCTGAAGGAGGTGGAGTCTCCCTATGCAGTGTTGGACTTCATCCGGTCCTACCTGGGGGACACCGTGGAAGCCAAAGAGTTCGCCAAACAGTTTCTGGAACGACGTGCCAAACAGAAAGCCAACCAACagaggcagcagcagcag CTATCAAAGGAGGTGGCTGGCCTGAACATGAACTTCCCTCTGCAA GACTCCATGCGAGGTATGAATGCCAGCACCCTGCAGTCCATGTTCCAAGCCAACCACATGGGCAAGGTTGGTCTCTATGAAAACCAAGGagggaagatgaaaaaaaaacagcccgtGATGCTGCACACCGATCCCAGCATCTTAG GCTACTCATTCCACAGTACGGCCGAGTGTCTGAGCCTAAATGAGATGGAGATGGTGGAGGATTACTGA